One genomic segment of Deinococcus sp. LM3 includes these proteins:
- a CDS encoding DUF6691 family protein, which translates to MPGVHGHSAARTAALPAYLLMGVYFGVILVKSEAASWYRIQEMFRFEAFHMYGLIGSAVLTGMLTTWLLRRSGARSLDGQTITVAPKERGWTRYVLGGATFGVGWGLAGVCPGPVFTLLGAGVWPMLVVLGFALIGTWLYGAVREHLPH; encoded by the coding sequence ATTCCCGGCGTGCACGGGCACTCCGCCGCCCGCACAGCGGCCCTCCCGGCATACCTGCTGATGGGCGTGTACTTCGGCGTGATCCTCGTGAAGTCCGAGGCGGCCAGCTGGTACCGCATCCAGGAGATGTTCCGCTTCGAGGCTTTCCACATGTACGGCCTGATCGGCTCTGCCGTCCTGACCGGCATGCTGACCACGTGGCTGCTGCGCCGCAGCGGCGCGCGCAGCCTGGACGGGCAGACCATCACGGTCGCACCCAAGGAACGCGGCTGGACCCGCTACGTGCTGGGCGGCGCGACCTTCGGCGTCGGCTGGGGACTGGCGGGCGTCTGCCCGGGGCCGGTGTTCACGCTGCTGGGCGCGGGCGTGTGGCCCATGCTGGTCGTGCTGGGCTTCGCGCTGATCGGGACGTGGCTGTACGGGGCGGTCCGCGAGCACCTGCCGCACTAA
- a CDS encoding YeeE/YedE thiosulfate transporter family protein translates to MTELLDLFRSPWPWWVGGPLIGLTVPLLLLIGNRAFGISSNLRHACAILLPDAAKPGFFRYDWRAERWNLLFAAGLILGGVLAGMILANPEPTRLSAAGAASVQELGVQVRPGLVPAELTDLSNPGVWLLLGVSGLLVGFGTRYGGGCTSGHAITGLSTLQLPSLIATVSFFAGGILSANLLLPLFMAVIR, encoded by the coding sequence ATGACTGAACTGCTCGACCTGTTCCGCTCTCCCTGGCCCTGGTGGGTCGGTGGCCCCCTGATCGGTCTGACCGTGCCGCTGCTGCTGCTCATCGGCAACCGCGCCTTCGGGATCTCCTCGAACCTGCGCCACGCCTGCGCGATCCTGCTGCCCGACGCGGCCAAACCCGGCTTCTTCCGCTACGACTGGCGGGCCGAACGCTGGAACCTGCTGTTCGCCGCCGGATTGATCCTGGGCGGCGTCCTGGCCGGAATGATTCTCGCCAACCCGGAACCCACCCGCCTGAGCGCGGCCGGCGCGGCGTCCGTGCAGGAACTCGGCGTGCAGGTCCGCCCCGGACTGGTCCCGGCCGAACTGACCGACCTGAGTAATCCCGGCGTGTGGCTGCTGCTGGGCGTCTCGGGCCTGCTGGTGGGGTTCGGCACCCGCTACGGCGGCGGCTGCACCAGCGGTCACGCCATCACGGGCCTGAGTACCCTGCAACTCCCCAGCCTGATCGCCACCGTGTCCTTCTTCGCGGGCGGGATCCTGAGCGCCAACCTGCTGCTCCCGCTGTTCATGGCGGTGATCCGGTGA
- a CDS encoding sulfite exporter TauE/SafE family protein produces MILAWIGAALIGLSLGLLGSGGSILTVPVLVYLVGEPEKLAIAESLAIVGGISLFGAIPYALKRQIDWRSVGYFGVPGVTGTYLGAALSVHLSGVVQLLLFAGVMLLASVMMFRPARASEGPAHARSPLKIAAEGLGVGVLTGLVGVGGGFLIIPALVLLGGLPMSLAVGTSLLIIAAKSFAGFYKYVQVLQEQNLAVHWNLILIFTVIGVAGSFLGARLGKSVSNDALKRGFASFLVVMGLYVLATNVPRVLNPPAPVESRAH; encoded by the coding sequence GTGATTCTCGCGTGGATCGGCGCGGCCCTGATCGGCCTGAGCCTGGGGCTGCTCGGCTCGGGCGGCAGCATCCTGACCGTGCCGGTCCTGGTGTATCTGGTGGGCGAACCCGAGAAGCTCGCCATTGCCGAGAGCCTCGCCATCGTGGGCGGCATCAGCCTGTTCGGGGCCATTCCCTACGCCCTGAAACGCCAGATCGACTGGCGCAGCGTGGGGTACTTCGGGGTGCCCGGCGTGACCGGCACGTACCTGGGCGCGGCCCTGAGCGTGCACCTGAGCGGCGTCGTGCAGCTGCTGCTGTTCGCGGGCGTGATGCTGCTGGCGTCGGTCATGATGTTCCGCCCGGCCAGGGCCAGTGAAGGGCCGGCGCACGCCCGCTCACCACTGAAGATCGCCGCCGAGGGCCTGGGCGTGGGCGTCCTGACCGGACTGGTCGGCGTGGGCGGCGGGTTCCTGATCATCCCGGCGCTGGTGCTGCTGGGCGGCCTGCCCATGAGCCTCGCGGTGGGTACCAGCCTGCTGATCATCGCCGCCAAGAGTTTCGCCGGGTTCTACAAGTACGTGCAGGTGCTGCAGGAACAGAACCTCGCGGTGCACTGGAACCTGATCCTGATCTTCACCGTCATCGGCGTCGCCGGGAGTTTCCTGGGCGCCCGCCTGGGCAAGAGCGTCTCGAACGACGCCCTGAAACGCGGCTTCGCGTCCTTCCTGGTCGTGATGGGCCTGTACGTCCTGGCCACGAACGTTCCCAGGGTCCTGAATCCCCCCGCGCCCGTGGAAAGCCGCGCGCACTGA
- a CDS encoding rhodanese-like domain-containing protein: MTYTDLFPNELDSRRRAGAALIDVREADEYRAGHIPGAVNLPLSELPGREAEVPGGAVLICASGNRSSQAAGYLSALGHPGLMNLMGGTAGWQREGRTLTTGDRP; encoded by the coding sequence ATGACCTACACCGACCTCTTCCCGAACGAGCTGGACAGCCGCCGCCGCGCGGGCGCCGCCCTGATCGACGTGCGCGAAGCCGACGAGTACCGCGCCGGGCACATTCCGGGCGCCGTGAATCTTCCTCTCTCCGAGCTGCCGGGCCGTGAGGCCGAGGTGCCTGGCGGCGCGGTCCTGATCTGCGCCAGCGGCAACCGCTCCTCGCAGGCGGCCGGGTACCTGAGCGCGCTGGGCCACCCCGGCCTGATGAACCTGATGGGCGGCACCGCCGGCTGGCAGCGTGAGGGCCGGACCCTGACGACCGGCGACCGCCCGTGA
- a CDS encoding MBL fold metallo-hydrolase, translating to MFFERFYNTDLAQASYMIGCQKTGECLVIDPIRDVQPYLDRAAREKLRVTHVTETHIHADYLSGSRELAARTGARLLLSAEGGPDWTYGFQAEPLRHGDTFMVGNLRLEVRHTPGHTPESLSFLVTDTPRGDTPVMYFTGDFTFVGDIGRPDLLDEAAGGEDTRFTGARQMFASLRDQFLTLPDGVQVWPGHGAGSACGKALGAVPTTTVGYERAMAWWAPHVAAGDEQGFTAELLSGQPDAPLYYGRMKTQNRAGPALLGEVTPLAPLGPDELRALVTAGAVLIDTRSREEHQAAAPQGSVNIPDGNTFETWAGWLLRPEHTPYVLLARDAAHADTLRRRLWMVGLDDVTGYVTSPDGLDTTPARPFPAAELPRHAGALILDVRNRTEHQAGAIPGAQQLHAGRLAWNLGTLPRDREIIVHCQGGARSAAAASLLRAQGFRVSELAGGYEAYAREQQAPPVSPV from the coding sequence ATGTTCTTCGAACGCTTCTACAACACCGACCTCGCGCAGGCGTCCTACATGATCGGCTGCCAGAAAACCGGCGAATGCCTCGTGATCGACCCCATCCGCGACGTCCAGCCGTACCTCGACCGCGCCGCCCGCGAGAAACTGCGCGTCACGCACGTCACCGAAACCCACATCCACGCCGATTACCTCTCGGGCAGCCGCGAACTCGCCGCCCGCACCGGCGCCCGACTGCTGCTCTCCGCCGAGGGTGGCCCCGACTGGACCTACGGCTTCCAGGCCGAGCCGCTCCGGCACGGCGACACCTTCATGGTCGGCAACCTGCGACTCGAGGTCCGGCACACGCCCGGCCACACCCCGGAAAGCCTCTCGTTCCTCGTGACCGACACCCCGCGCGGCGACACGCCCGTCATGTACTTCACGGGTGACTTCACGTTCGTGGGCGACATCGGCCGCCCCGACCTGCTCGACGAGGCCGCTGGCGGCGAGGACACCCGCTTTACCGGCGCGCGCCAGATGTTCGCCAGCCTGCGCGACCAGTTCCTGACCCTGCCCGACGGCGTGCAGGTCTGGCCCGGCCACGGCGCCGGCAGCGCCTGCGGCAAGGCGCTGGGGGCCGTGCCCACCACCACCGTCGGCTACGAGCGCGCCATGGCCTGGTGGGCGCCCCACGTGGCGGCCGGCGACGAGCAGGGCTTCACGGCCGAGCTGCTCAGCGGCCAGCCCGACGCGCCGCTGTACTACGGCCGCATGAAAACCCAGAACCGGGCCGGCCCAGCCCTGCTGGGCGAGGTCACACCGCTGGCGCCTCTCGGCCCGGACGAACTGCGCGCCCTCGTGACGGCCGGCGCCGTCCTGATCGACACCCGCTCCAGGGAGGAGCATCAGGCCGCCGCGCCGCAGGGCAGCGTGAACATCCCGGACGGCAACACCTTCGAGACCTGGGCCGGCTGGCTGCTGCGCCCCGAACACACCCCCTACGTCCTGCTGGCCCGCGACGCCGCGCACGCCGACACACTGCGCCGCCGCCTGTGGATGGTCGGCCTGGACGACGTGACCGGCTACGTGACCAGCCCCGACGGTCTGGACACCACGCCCGCCCGGCCCTTCCCAGCCGCCGAACTGCCCCGCCACGCCGGCGCCCTGATCCTCGACGTGCGCAACAGGACCGAACATCAGGCCGGCGCCATTCCCGGCGCGCAGCAGCTGCACGCCGGACGGCTTGCCTGGAACCTGGGCACCCTGCCGCGCGACCGCGAGATCATCGTGCACTGCCAGGGCGGAGCGCGCAGCGCCGCCGCCGCCAGCCTCCTGCGCGCCCAGGGCTTCCGGGTCAGCGAACTGGCCGGCGGCTACGAGGCCTACGCCCGCGAGCAGCAGGCGCCGCCCGTCTCCCCGGTCTGA
- a CDS encoding LysR family transcriptional regulator yields the protein MRVNPEQLVTFSVVAQLGSVSRAAQALNLSQPAVSGQLRALQDQIGRPLYVRRGRGVTLTEDGERLLPHAQAIARTLHEVGEQITDLRRRPLTPLRVGFSFALTGLASAAARRALDLGLHLQADTRPAADLAQGVRDGTLAAALLVTSPQRTLPDLDLHRVGEDQLRLAVAPGHPLARQGYVAPHALRGETLLWPARGSGVRLQTERILQGVVPAHGLEVGSLWAALEGVRRGDGVAVLPASFMARDVQDGHVRSLGLEAPSVTVLHVLVTPPAALLPSATGRLIGLFAALR from the coding sequence ATGCGCGTGAACCCGGAACAGCTCGTCACCTTCAGCGTCGTGGCACAACTGGGCAGCGTGAGCCGCGCCGCGCAGGCCCTGAACCTCAGTCAGCCGGCTGTCAGCGGTCAGCTGCGCGCCCTTCAGGATCAGATCGGCCGCCCCCTGTACGTCCGCCGGGGCCGGGGCGTGACCCTCACCGAGGACGGCGAACGGCTGCTGCCGCACGCGCAGGCCATCGCCCGAACCCTGCACGAAGTGGGCGAGCAGATCACGGACCTGCGCCGCCGCCCCTTGACCCCCCTGCGCGTGGGCTTCTCATTCGCCCTGACCGGACTGGCCAGCGCCGCCGCGCGCCGCGCCCTGGACCTCGGACTGCACCTGCAGGCCGACACCCGCCCCGCCGCCGACCTCGCCCAGGGCGTCCGGGACGGCACCCTGGCCGCCGCGCTGCTCGTGACCTCGCCGCAGCGCACCCTGCCGGACCTCGACTTGCACCGTGTCGGCGAGGATCAGCTGCGGCTGGCCGTGGCCCCCGGCCACCCGCTCGCCCGGCAGGGTTACGTCGCCCCGCACGCCCTGCGCGGCGAGACGCTGCTGTGGCCCGCGCGCGGCTCCGGCGTCCGATTGCAGACTGAACGCATCCTGCAGGGCGTCGTGCCCGCCCACGGTCTGGAAGTCGGGAGCCTCTGGGCGGCGCTGGAGGGCGTGCGGCGCGGCGACGGCGTGGCCGTCCTGCCCGCCTCGTTCATGGCGCGCGACGTTCAGGACGGCCACGTGCGCTCGCTGGGCCTGGAAGCCCCCTCTGTGACGGTCCTGCACGTCCTGGTCACGCCGCCCGCCGCACTGCTGCCGTCCGCGACCGGCCGCCTGATCGGGCTGTTCGCCGCGCTGCGGTGA
- the pstS gene encoding phosphate ABC transporter substrate-binding protein PstS, translated as MKKLLTIAAALAMTSASAQGSVTGAGASFPFPLYSKMFAEYKGDTGVTVNYQSVGSGAGQKQITERTVDFAGSDNPMSDESMKAAPAKLLHIPTAIGAVVPSYNLPGVTTPLKFTGKVLADIYLGKIKTWNDKAIAALNPGVSIPPLPITVARRSDGSGTTFVFSDYLSKVSTEWKSKVGTGNSLNWPVGTGARGNDGVAGVVKSTPGAIGYVELVYAKQNKLPFGSVQNRAGKFVTADNGPAALAAKGVVMPADTRVSITNSANPDSYPIASFTYVIFYQEQKYGNRTLAQAQALKKLLTWMVTTGQKYNEPLDYSQLPSNAASKAKTIIASMTFDGKKF; from the coding sequence ATGAAGAAGCTTCTGACCATCGCAGCCGCTCTTGCCATGACCTCCGCCTCCGCCCAGGGCAGCGTGACGGGTGCCGGCGCGAGCTTCCCCTTCCCGCTGTACAGCAAGATGTTCGCCGAGTACAAGGGCGACACCGGCGTCACCGTCAACTACCAGAGCGTCGGCAGCGGCGCCGGCCAGAAACAGATCACCGAACGCACCGTCGACTTCGCCGGCAGCGACAACCCCATGAGCGACGAGTCCATGAAGGCCGCCCCCGCCAAACTCCTGCACATCCCCACCGCCATCGGCGCCGTCGTCCCTTCCTACAACCTCCCCGGCGTCACCACGCCCCTGAAGTTCACCGGTAAGGTCCTGGCCGACATCTACCTCGGCAAGATCAAGACCTGGAACGACAAGGCCATCGCCGCCCTGAACCCCGGCGTCAGCATTCCCCCGCTGCCCATCACGGTCGCGCGCCGCAGCGACGGGTCCGGCACGACCTTCGTGTTCAGCGACTACCTGAGCAAGGTCAGCACCGAGTGGAAGAGCAAGGTCGGCACCGGCAACAGCCTGAACTGGCCGGTCGGGACCGGGGCGCGCGGCAACGACGGCGTGGCCGGCGTGGTCAAGAGCACGCCCGGCGCGATCGGGTACGTGGAACTGGTGTACGCCAAGCAGAACAAACTGCCCTTCGGCAGCGTGCAGAACCGCGCCGGGAAGTTCGTGACGGCCGACAACGGCCCCGCCGCGCTGGCCGCCAAGGGCGTGGTCATGCCTGCCGACACCCGCGTGAGCATCACGAACAGCGCGAACCCTGATTCGTACCCGATTGCCAGCTTCACGTACGTGATCTTCTACCAGGAGCAGAAGTACGGGAACCGCACCCTGGCGCAGGCTCAGGCCCTGAAGAAACTGCTGACGTGGATGGTCACGACCGGCCAGAAGTACAACGAGCCGCTGGACTACTCGCAGCTGCCCAGCAACGCGGCCAGCAAGGCGAAGACCATCATCGCCAGCATGACCTTCGACGGCAAGAAATTCTGA
- the pstC gene encoding phosphate ABC transporter permease subunit PstC: protein MSEPTQSRPTRPPTPASLSSRSDRQFEILILALASVIVLVFVLSIYLLGSESWPALQRFGLEFFTQRTWNPVEGVFGAVAMITGTLVTSLVALAISVPLAIASALFVAEYAPKWLANPVGYLIELLAAVPSVVYGLWALFVIAPILSRWEQGFFQDPARLALYTSCKNLWDSGSTTLQCFFVPSTFDGRGLALAIIILTVMILPYTASVARDVIRLVPQEQREAMYALGATKWEVISRAILPYARAGIMGGVILALGRALGETLAVAMVIGDSQDVLKSLFGGASTMASVIANQFGDAQEALHRSSVVTLGLTLFFLSVIVNYVARLIIGRLTPKGIQ from the coding sequence ATGAGCGAACCAACCCAGTCCCGCCCCACCCGACCGCCCACGCCGGCCTCACTGTCCAGTCGCAGTGACCGGCAGTTCGAGATCCTGATCCTGGCGCTCGCCTCGGTCATCGTGCTCGTGTTCGTGCTCAGCATCTACCTGCTGGGCAGCGAATCCTGGCCCGCCCTGCAACGCTTCGGACTGGAGTTCTTCACGCAGCGCACCTGGAACCCCGTCGAGGGTGTGTTCGGCGCGGTCGCCATGATCACCGGCACCCTGGTCACCAGCCTCGTGGCGCTCGCCATCAGCGTGCCGCTCGCCATTGCTAGCGCCCTGTTCGTTGCCGAGTACGCCCCGAAATGGCTGGCCAACCCGGTCGGGTACCTGATCGAACTGCTGGCCGCCGTGCCTAGCGTCGTGTACGGCCTGTGGGCGCTGTTCGTGATCGCCCCGATCCTGAGCCGCTGGGAACAGGGCTTCTTCCAGGACCCGGCCCGGCTGGCGCTGTACACCTCCTGCAAGAACCTCTGGGACAGCGGCTCGACGACCCTGCAGTGCTTCTTCGTGCCCAGCACCTTCGACGGGCGCGGGCTGGCGCTGGCAATCATCATCCTGACCGTCATGATCCTGCCGTACACCGCGTCGGTCGCGCGTGACGTGATCCGCCTCGTCCCGCAGGAGCAGCGCGAGGCCATGTACGCGCTGGGCGCCACCAAGTGGGAAGTCATCTCGCGCGCCATCCTGCCGTACGCCCGCGCCGGCATCATGGGCGGCGTGATCCTCGCGCTCGGCCGCGCGCTCGGCGAGACGCTGGCCGTCGCCATGGTCATCGGGGACAGCCAGGACGTCCTCAAGAGCCTCTTCGGCGGGGCCAGCACCATGGCCTCCGTGATTGCCAACCAGTTCGGTGACGCGCAGGAAGCCCTGCACCGCTCCTCGGTCGTCACGCTGGGCCTGACGCTGTTCTTCCTGAGTGTCATCGTGAACTACGTCGCGCGCCTGATCATCGGCCGCCTGACGCCCAAGGGGATCCAGTGA
- the pstA gene encoding phosphate ABC transporter permease PstA — protein sequence MVMGGLILLATLLVVAPLILIFFYLIREGLGAINVDFFTKVPAPEGETGGGLANAILGSVQMLAMASVIGVLVGVSGGIFLSEYPRHPLMPTVRMISDVLAGIPAIVMGLVVYSLIVLQFGFSGLAGSLALGFLMMPIVVRTTEEVLKLVPLTVREAGLALGLPKWLVTLRIVLPAAAGGIVTGVMLALARVAGEAAPLLFTAFGNSAINLDPSKPMSALPLEIYRGATSAYDENQRLAKAGALLLITLIFLTSLLARRASRRK from the coding sequence ATGGTGATGGGCGGCCTGATCCTGCTCGCGACCCTGCTGGTCGTCGCACCCCTGATCCTGATCTTCTTCTACCTGATCCGCGAGGGTCTGGGCGCCATCAACGTGGACTTCTTCACCAAGGTGCCCGCCCCGGAAGGGGAGACGGGCGGCGGCCTCGCCAACGCCATCCTGGGCAGCGTCCAGATGCTCGCCATGGCCAGCGTGATCGGCGTGCTCGTCGGCGTGTCCGGCGGGATCTTCCTCTCCGAGTACCCCCGCCACCCGCTGATGCCGACCGTGCGCATGATCAGCGACGTGCTGGCCGGGATTCCCGCCATCGTGATGGGTCTGGTCGTGTACAGCCTGATCGTGCTGCAGTTCGGCTTCTCGGGCCTGGCCGGATCGCTGGCCCTGGGCTTCCTGATGATGCCCATCGTGGTCCGCACCACCGAGGAAGTCCTGAAACTCGTGCCGCTGACCGTCCGCGAGGCCGGACTGGCGCTGGGCCTGCCCAAGTGGCTGGTCACGCTGCGCATCGTCCTGCCGGCCGCCGCCGGGGGCATCGTGACCGGCGTGATGCTGGCCCTGGCCCGCGTGGCCGGTGAAGCCGCGCCGCTGCTGTTCACGGCCTTCGGGAACAGCGCGATCAACCTCGACCCCAGCAAACCCATGAGCGCCCTGCCGCTCGAGATCTACCGCGGCGCCACCAGCGCCTACGACGAGAACCAGCGCCTCGCCAAGGCCGGCGCGCTGCTGCTGATCACCCTGATCTTCCTGACCAGCCTGCTGGCCCGCCGCGCCAGCCGCCGCAAGTAA
- the pstB gene encoding phosphate ABC transporter ATP-binding protein PstB has translation MTPILSAKNVNIYYGDKQAVRAVDLDVQRGTVNALIGPSGCGKTTFLRAINRMHDLTPGARVEGTILLDGQDVYGSGVDPVNMRRRVGMVFQKPNPFPTMSVFDNVVSGLKLAGIRDQKRLMEIAERSLRGAALWEEVKDRLKTPATGLSGGQQQRLCIARALAVEPEILLMDEPTSALDPASTAKIEDLMSDLKKVTTIVIVTHNMHQAARVSDTTSFFLNGDLVEHGVTDQIFTSPRDERTEAYVTGRFG, from the coding sequence ATGACCCCCATCCTCAGTGCCAAGAACGTCAACATCTACTACGGCGACAAGCAGGCCGTCCGGGCCGTCGATCTCGACGTGCAGCGCGGCACCGTCAACGCCCTGATCGGCCCCAGCGGCTGCGGCAAGACCACCTTCCTGCGCGCCATCAACCGCATGCATGACCTCACGCCCGGCGCGCGCGTCGAGGGCACCATCCTGCTCGACGGGCAGGACGTGTACGGCAGCGGTGTGGACCCCGTGAACATGCGCCGCCGCGTCGGGATGGTCTTCCAGAAACCCAACCCCTTCCCCACCATGAGCGTGTTCGACAACGTCGTGTCCGGCCTGAAACTCGCCGGCATCCGCGACCAGAAACGCCTGATGGAAATCGCCGAACGCTCCCTGCGCGGCGCGGCCCTCTGGGAGGAAGTCAAGGACCGCCTCAAGACCCCCGCGACCGGCCTGTCCGGCGGGCAACAGCAGCGCCTGTGCATCGCCCGCGCGCTGGCCGTCGAACCGGAAATCCTGCTGATGGACGAACCCACCAGCGCCCTGGACCCCGCCAGCACCGCCAAGATCGAGGACCTGATGAGCGACCTGAAGAAGGTCACGACCATCGTGATCGTCACGCACAACATGCACCAGGCGGCCCGCGTGAGCGACACCACCAGCTTCTTCCTGAACGGCGACCTCGTCGAGCACGGCGTGACCGACCAGATCTTCACCAGCCCGCGCGACGAACGCACCGAGGCGTACGTCACCGGCCGCTTCGGCTGA
- a CDS encoding PhoU domain-containing protein: MTVRLDEQLGAVRGHFLSMQDHLVAQLRRLGDPGRDPAQLIQDVQALDRQIDEAERAAVQGVLRLLALQAPVARDLRLTVLILQSTPDLERAGDYARHLSRTPDVTGTEGRLVLGDLTLMAATLRAASLPGDAALAAQVRELDARVDARFEAATADLIARPGGPGALAAAAWWRSAERLGDHLKNVATRLETLYA, encoded by the coding sequence GTGACCGTCCGCCTCGACGAGCAACTGGGAGCCGTGCGCGGCCACTTCCTGAGCATGCAGGACCACCTCGTCGCCCAGTTGCGGCGACTGGGCGACCCCGGCCGGGACCCCGCGCAGCTGATCCAGGACGTGCAGGCCCTGGACCGTCAGATCGACGAGGCCGAACGCGCCGCCGTGCAGGGCGTCCTGCGGCTGCTGGCCCTGCAGGCGCCGGTCGCGCGGGACCTGCGCCTGACCGTGCTGATCCTCCAGAGCACCCCGGACCTGGAACGCGCCGGCGACTACGCCCGGCACCTGTCACGCACCCCGGACGTGACCGGCACCGAGGGCCGCCTCGTCCTGGGCGACCTGACCCTGATGGCCGCCACGCTGCGCGCGGCCAGCCTGCCCGGCGACGCCGCGCTGGCCGCGCAGGTGCGGGAACTCGACGCCCGCGTGGACGCCCGCTTCGAGGCGGCGACCGCCGACCTGATCGCCCGGCCCGGCGGTCCCGGCGCGCTGGCTGCGGCCGCGTGGTGGCGCAGCGCCGAGCGGCTGGGCGACCACCTAAAGAACGTTGCCACGCGTCTGGAAACCCTGTACGCCTGA
- a CDS encoding TerD family protein produces the protein MAVSLSKGGNVSLSKEAPGLTAITIGLGWDPRATDGQAFDLDGTVFLLNASGKVRSDSDFIFYNNKTSSDGSVTHAGDNTTGQGDGDDETVEVNLAGVPADVDKIAVCVTIHEAETRGQNFGQVSKAYIRIMNKAGGAEIARYDLSEDASTDTAMIFGEVYRNGADWKFRAVGQGYAGGLAPLARNFGVNV, from the coding sequence ATGGCCGTATCACTTTCCAAAGGCGGTAACGTTTCACTTTCCAAGGAAGCTCCGGGCCTCACCGCCATCACCATCGGCCTGGGCTGGGATCCCCGCGCCACCGATGGTCAGGCCTTCGACCTCGACGGCACGGTGTTCCTGCTGAACGCCAGCGGCAAGGTCCGCAGCGACAGCGACTTCATCTTCTACAACAACAAGACCAGCAGCGACGGCAGCGTCACGCACGCCGGTGACAACACCACCGGCCAGGGCGACGGCGACGACGAGACCGTCGAAGTGAACCTCGCGGGCGTGCCCGCCGACGTGGATAAGATCGCCGTGTGCGTCACCATCCACGAGGCCGAGACGCGCGGCCAGAACTTCGGTCAGGTCAGCAAGGCGTACATCCGCATCATGAACAAGGCCGGCGGCGCCGAGATCGCCCGCTACGACCTGTCCGAGGACGCCAGCACCGACACCGCCATGATCTTCGGCGAGGTCTACCGCAACGGCGCCGACTGGAAGTTCCGCGCGGTCGGTCAGGGCTACGCCGGGGGCCTCGCGCCGCTGGCACGCAACTTCGGCGTGAACGTCTGA
- a CDS encoding TerD family protein yields the protein MLTFQTGQKARLADLGTATTLSVTARVTGPAPEYDLILFGLDAQDRLSDDRYMIFYNQPRSPEGALSVQSGARGEKTFTADLGALPASVRRLSLAATVDGGATFAQIDHAEVTLHLGGAPVATYRVTGRDFQAQRAVMLLDVYHKDVWRVWAVGQGFNGGLDALVRHYGGEVADTPAARPPTPAPAQAPTPAPAPTPAAAPTPAPGGLNFNRERPRAEPAPPAPPPAAPVSLQKITLDKPGQSTRLSLRKGGGSDPIRVNLNWNRGGGFLRASTDLDLGCMYVLNNGERGVIQALGNRFGSERLEPFILLDKDDRTGAASDGENLTIHRPDLIHTVLIFAFIYEGTSDFTRVGGRLTMKDPRGNEISVNLSNPDIRRTFCAIAQIENHGGEIQITKEERYFTGHKDCDEHYGFGFQWSAGSK from the coding sequence ATGCTGACCTTCCAGACGGGCCAGAAAGCCCGCCTCGCCGACCTGGGCACCGCGACCACGCTGAGCGTCACGGCCCGCGTGACCGGCCCCGCCCCGGAATACGACCTGATCCTGTTCGGCCTGGACGCCCAGGACCGCCTGAGCGACGACCGGTACATGATCTTCTACAACCAGCCCCGCTCGCCCGAGGGCGCGCTGAGCGTGCAGAGCGGCGCGCGCGGCGAGAAGACCTTCACGGCCGACCTGGGCGCGCTGCCCGCCAGCGTCCGCCGCCTGAGTCTGGCCGCCACGGTGGACGGCGGCGCGACCTTCGCGCAGATCGACCACGCCGAGGTGACGCTGCACCTGGGCGGCGCGCCGGTCGCCACGTACCGCGTGACCGGCCGGGACTTCCAGGCGCAGCGGGCCGTGATGCTGCTCGACGTGTACCACAAGGACGTCTGGCGCGTCTGGGCGGTCGGGCAGGGCTTCAACGGCGGCCTGGACGCCCTGGTCCGGCACTACGGCGGCGAGGTGGCCGACACGCCCGCCGCGCGCCCACCCACGCCAGCTCCGGCCCAGGCTCCCACGCCTGCTCCCGCTCCCACGCCGGCCGCCGCGCCGACTCCGGCGCCGGGTGGCCTGAACTTCAACCGCGAGCGGCCCCGCGCCGAACCCGCGCCCCCCGCCCCGCCGCCGGCCGCGCCGGTCAGCCTGCAGAAGATCACGCTGGATAAACCCGGCCAGAGCACCCGCCTGTCCCTGCGCAAGGGCGGCGGCAGCGACCCCATCCGCGTGAACCTCAACTGGAACAGGGGCGGCGGGTTCCTGCGGGCCAGCACCGACCTGGACCTGGGCTGCATGTACGTGCTGAACAACGGCGAGCGCGGGGTCATCCAGGCGCTCGGGAACCGCTTCGGCTCCGAGCGGCTCGAGCCGTTCATCCTGCTGGACAAGGACGACCGGACGGGCGCGGCCAGCGACGGCGAGAACCTCACCATCCACCGCCCGGACCTGATTCACACGGTCCTGATCTTCGCGTTCATCTACGAGGGCACCAGCGACTTCACCCGCGTGGGCGGCCGGCTGACCATGAAAGACCCGCGCGGGAACGAGATCAGCGTGAACCTCAGCAACCCGGACATCCGCCGCACCTTCTGCGCCATCGCGCAGATCGAGAATCACGGAGGCGAAATCCAGATCACCAAGGAAGAACGCTACTTCACCGGACACAAGGACTGCGATGAGCACTACGGCTTCGGTTTCCAGTGGTCGGCGGGCAGCAAATGA